A window of Dysidea avara chromosome 1, odDysAvar1.4, whole genome shotgun sequence genomic DNA:
CAATTTCAAAAGTGTTAATATAGAATTAGTACACCAAAGCTCAAATTGAAAAATATTCACTCTAACAGAATATTCATCACAATGAATATTCAAGTTCTCATCTTTAATTATTAGGTTACTAATCAATCACAAACAGAGCTTTATGGGGGTGCCACCAGCTCTAAAATTAGTGAGACATTTTTTTCCTACAACAGTATATACCTTCACGGTATTCTACAACTTGAGCACGATTGTACTGTAgacatacaaattttcaaggtgtATAATTATCAGTGTCTTAATTTTTATAACTAACCATCATTAGCTATACTTTCTACTCCATCACAACATTCCACTGACACATGATCCCCTCGCTCCCAAATTTTTGCAATCTCTTCTAAACAAGCAAGCCTTGAGTTGAAGTCCTTCATGGATACTTCCGATGCCAACGTAGCCAATCTCTGAGTAATCCTATTCGCTTTCCTAAACTTCTCATGCTGAGAAAGCACTGCACGCTTTGGCTGTGTAACCATGCTAACAGGGATAGAATCTCCATCCGTAAACACATAGTGTTCATTCTGATCCTGTAAAATAAGCTGGCTTGATCTGTAGTACTCTAGTGTCCAACGCTCCGCACACAATGCAGGCTGGAACAGTGGCAAATTAGACTTTTGGCAAACGGCTAATATATGCTTACATGGCAGCTGCATTGCTTTTCTAAAAGAACAATTACAATCTTCTGAAGATGCAGAAATGTGAATTTTGCTTGATGATTCATACTCGTATGTATCACCTTCCTCTGGTTTCAACTTAACCTTACTAACCAAATCAATCTGCTTTACTATGTAAGAGAGGGCAAAGGGAGTGACCACCTGCATGTACTGACTCTTGACAGAACCTTTAGGAAATGGATGGGAAGGAGTCTTCTGAAATAGCGTAATGGCTCTGTGGTCTCGTTCTACATGAATACTTGACAGAACCTTCAACAATTCACGGCAAAACTGAGGGAGACGTGCAAACTTTGACATAACAGACTTCAACTTCTGGTTAATGCTCTCCACACGATTGTTGGTATGGTTTTGAAACATCAAGTTCTCATCTTTTAAGCCACACACCCACTCATCTCTTATTTCATGCCAATTGTCATTGAAATAATCCAGCACTATTTTGAGCTTAGTTTGTTTTAATTCTTCGTAAGCACTAAAATAGGCTTCTTCGTTAGTAGCATATGACATTCTTTGCAAGATGTCTAGCACATGTGACCTCTCTGCTGCTGTAATGCCCATTTTGTTACTGGTGATCTCTCTCCGAAAGGTCCTTAAAACATGATACAAGCATATCAACAATTTAGCACTGGGGAACTCTTGCAGAAGCACATTTCTTTCCGTAAAATCTTTGTCGGACATGATGGTAGTGTTCTTACCCAATCTTTATTGTGGTTCTTGAATATCAATGCCATTGCTGTAATGGTAACTGCATCTTCATTTGCAACCAACCACAGTAATACAATCTGACTTTCTCCATTTCCATCTTCAACTAGTAAAACATATAAGGGCATTCTGAGTTCATTCAGTTTGTGTGTTGCATCGATGAACAACATCTCTGGGAATCGCTTATAGTTTTCAACCATATAAGCATcttgaaaataaattccagATAACACGTTATCATCATTTACCGTGACTTCAACTATTGCACCTAGAAAAAGTTAATAAGTTATTTTAAATCAATACTATTACCAACCTGGGGACTTCTTTAATTCCTGTATAGCATCTTctaaggctttgcttttgtctGTGGCTGCTTGCGCACGAGTGGCTAAATTATGTATATCCTTCAGTATCACCACATTTCCACTGTTCGCCGACATATGTTGTTGCACTAGTTTCTTATCCGCTTTTAATTCTACTACCATGGTGGTAGCCTCATCTTGTAAAGTAACATCTAGTCGCCTCTGCTGGGGATAATGTCCAAATAACACCTAAAGCATGAAACTAGATGATCACAGTAAAAATGCAATCTAGAGCTTTCTCATACAAACTGCAGCGTCAAAACACTATCCAtcagcattgtaagtgggttGAGTCATTCAGATTATCTGGGACATTCGGGTCATGTTTTGCTTGGGTCAAGTGGGTCTCTCATGCTTCATAGAATACATGAATGAAATCACATGCAATGACAAATTAGGAGCCACCCACCACCTTACGATTCAAGAATGCATTTTGTTATTCTTGGAGATATgtacagccacacccacttattgaaAAATGTGCTGCTCTACAGGTATATGCATGGAACTACCCCCACTTATCGTGTTGTTGTTTgtacataactatagtgtgccatcaagtttgttgtaagttaTGCTAACATGGATCCACACCCAATTATTCGAGTACTAATCTAGTTATGTTTTGGTTGTTATGAATGATATTCTGAATAATGTATGGAATAAATGCATCATAATCCTGGGGAGATGGGAAATTTAACTTCAGATTTTGCTTATATAGGATCTACTACTCTTCCAAATTAATCTGGTTATACCCGGATCACTAAATACTCTTTTGCAAATACGATAACAAGCCAAAGTAAAATGACTGACCTTGCTAAGTTTATGATTATGGTTGGAGTTGATTGAAGTCACTACCAGGTGCCTTCCATCCTGTGATGCCCGTATCTTGATCTCAGCTGGGCAATCCTTTTTAATAGTGCTAAAACAAAAATGcatttaaataataaataaggCACCATAAAGTTATTTAGTTTGTCATCCTCTTTGCAACATTACAAGTGGACAGATTGAGCTATATTTTTGTAGTCTAGTTGGATATCTCACATGACTCAGAAAGCAAAATTCTTGTCTgttctatatagctagttacaaaCTTTAAAGATGCCAAGAGGCTGCACTGAGACACCATTTCGGTAAACTTTCTGTGATGAGGTGGGAAATAGCAATGTGAATGGGAATGAGAGACTAACAATTAACTTTATCTAACTAATTTTGCAATTAAATTTCTTGCCTTACGATaaaacatcaagacacacggtagtgtgtcgtgcggcccaagaagccggcgcgtaacacccgtgagtatattgacaggaagaaagaaaatgcaattttcgcacctccgtagctctgtgctgccttgatgaaacaacacgatttttgctgtggacactccctccaccttcagcactccacattccaaatttgatcgaaatcgcttcaagcgttcccgagatatgcgacttcaaaaattggcttagtttcttcgtttttttttcttcttatttttcttcctcttttcgcacacttacaaaaactgctataaaacgcgaacgccatatccaattgcattgaaatttggcacacagaaggggggtataaaggcgcatctctgtacccactttggctggaatacgataaacaggcaaagagttatgagcgattattcacgaaaaataacaccaatatgttgtcacgcctacagggtaaaccgcgtatgggaagaagctgaaaatcggtaggtgaataggttaactattgaacctcaaaccttttgtggtttgaaagaaatcgagctaaaaaccaggaagatacaacgaaaaaaccaacagtgtgtaacaattacgcaatcgagattagctaataaaaaacgactgcttgccacgcctaccagataaaccgcttgggataatgctttgaaaatcgctgtacagatggagttatcattttagaaaggctcttcaatggtgtagaagaatcagacttaaagccacggagttataacacgaaattcaacttggtgtagcaagtgcgagatcgagatactctaatagagcagtcatcctaatagagcagtcacccaaagagaattcaagagatcagttagaaacaagtaacctatatagagatcagctacaaacaagtcaccctgtagagagatcagccacaaacaattcaccctgtagagagatcagctagaagaagttaccttgtagggaattcatgcaactatagaaagagataattcagctagaagaaatcaccttgtagagttcagctacaaagaaaccacaatgtagagagtttagctacaaacaaatcgccctgtggagagatcagctagaagaagttaccttgtagagagttctgctacaaagaaaccatcatgtagagagttcagctgcaaacaaatctccctatagagaaatcagctaggagaagtttccttgtagagagttcagttacaaagaaaccatcatgtagagaattcatttacaaactagtggccctgtagagacatcagctagaagaagttaccttgtaaagagttcagctacatagaaatcattctgtaaagagctcagctgcaaacaaatcacctgtacagaattcagctacaaacaaatcaccctgtagaaagatcagctagaagaagtcaccttgtacagagttcagttacaaagaaaccaccatgtagggagttcagctagaagaagttaccttgtggagagttcagctccaaagaaaccattatgaagagagttcagctgcaaacaaatctccctgtagagagttcagttagaagaagttaccttgtagagagttcagctacaaagaaaccattctgtaaagagctcagctgcaaacaaatcacctgtacagaattcagctacaaacaaatcaccctgtagaaagatcagctagaagaagtcaacttgtagagagttcagctacaaagaaaccaccatgtagggagttcagttagaagaagttactttgtggagagttcagctacaaagaaaccatcatgaagagagttaagctgcaaacaaatctccctgtagagagttcagttagaagaagttaccttgtagagagttcagctacaaagaaaccattctgtaaagagctcagctgcaaacaaatcacctgtacagaattcagctacaaacaaatcaccctgtagagagatcagctagaagaagttaccttgtagagagagttcagctacaaatttaaagaaaccatcaagtggagagttcagctgcaaacaaatcacctgtagagagttcagctacaaagaaaccaccatgtaggaagttcagctagaagaagttaccttgtagagagttcagctacaaagaaaccatcatgaagagagttcagctgcaaacaaatctccctgtagagagttcagttagaagaaattaccctgtagagagttcagctacaaagaaaccatcatgaagagaattcagttacaaacaaatcaccctgtagagagatcagctagaagaagtcaccttgtagagagttcagctacaaagaaaccaccatatagagagttcagatgcaaacaaatcaccctgtagaaaaatcagctacaaacaaatcaccctgtagaaagatcagctagaagaagtcaacttgtagagagttcagctacaaagaaaccaccatgtagggagttcagctagaagaagttactttgtggagagttcagctacaaagaaaccatcatgaagagagttaagctgcaaacaaatctccctgtagagagttcagttagaagaagttaccttgtagagagttcagctacaaagaaaccattctgtaaagagctcagctgcaaacaaatcacctgtacagaattcagctacaaacaaatcaccctgtagagagatcagctagaagaagttaccttgtagagagttcagctacaaatttaaagaaaccatcatgtggagagttcagctgcaaacaaatcatctgtagagagttcagctacaaagaaaccatcatgaagagagttcagctgcaaacaaatctccctggagagagttcagttagaagaagttaccttgtagagagttcagctacaaagaaaccatcatgaagagaattcagctactaacaaatcaccctgtagagagatcagctagaagaagtcaccttgtagagagttcagctacaaagaaaccaccatatagagagttcagatgcaaacaaatcaccctgtagaaaaatcagttacaaacaaatcaccctgtagaaagatcagctagaagaagtcaccttgtagagagttcagctacaaagaaaccaccatgtagggagttcagctagaagaagttaacttgtagagagttcagctacaaagaaaccattctgtaaagagctcagctgcaaacaaatcatctgtatagaattcagctacaaacaaatcaccctgtagagagatcagctagaagaaattaccatgttgagagttcagctacagtaaaaagaaaccaccatgtagagagttcagctgcaaacaaatctccctgtagagagttcagttagaagaagtcaccttgtagagagttcagctacaaagaaaccatcatgaagagagttcagctgcaaacaaatcaccctgtagatagatcagctagaagaagtcaccttgtagagagttcagctacaaagaaaccaccatatagagagttcagctgcaaacaaatcaccctgtagaaaaatcagctacaaacaaatcaccctgtagaaagatcagctagaagaagtcaccttgtacagagttcagctacaaagaaaccaccatgtagagagttcagctacaaagaaaccatcatgaagagagttcagctgcaagcaaatctccctgtagagagttcagttagaaaaagttaccttgtagagagttcagctacaaagaaaccattctgtaaagagctcagttgcaaacaaatcacctgtatagaattcagctacaaacaaatcaccctgtagagagatcagctagaagaaattaccttgtagagagttcagctacaataaaaagaaaccaccatgtagagagttcagctgcaaagaaatcaccctgtagaaaattctgccacaaacaaattgccctgtagaaagatcagttagaagaagttatcttgtagagagttcagctacacagaaaccaccatgtagagagttcagctagaagaaattaccttgtagagagttcagctacaaagaaactattctgtaaagagctcagcagcaaaaaatcacctgtacagaatccagctaaaaataaatcaccctgtagagagaacagttagaagaagttaccttgttgatagttcagctacaaacaaatcaccctgtagagagatcagctagaaaaagttaccttgaagagtattcagttacacagaaaccaccatggacagttctgtaataagtcactaagtctaagtccttgaaattaggttaggtgatcctaaggctgcagcacatgttgctgtcagaccttcagtgctggtcactgtaaagcattaatacaatacaatacaatacaatacaaaatatatgtattatatatataattcgtacatttactgataaaatcagaaatatttaaggtacatctgcttcatcttttcttcttcctgtggtaaagaaaaaaagataggttaaaaaagtcccaaagcaggccataggccggctttggggtatacaaatacaaaaagaagtgaaatctaatccaaaacagccaagctgtaaaaaaagtgtgcggccctcaaaaaggctatggtgaaaaaagatgtgaaatccaaggtgacggccaagaaatggctgtgatggtaggttaatggtaaaaattttaataacgacaattcaggtgaattttgtgccaattgaccaagcggcaccaaaattcacctgaattgttgttattaaaatttttaccattaacctaccatcacagccatttcttggccgccaccttggatttcacatcttttttcaccatagcctttttgagggccgcacactttttttacagcttggctgttttggattagatatttatttacTGTATAGTCCAAATTAGGGCTGAGACAAATGGTTCAAAACTTCAAACCTTTGTTCGGTTTCACAACATTAGACTACTGCTTTAACCTTCCAAAgctttgttaccatggatactagcATGTTAAACTACGTAGTTCCTTGAGTATAAAACTTTAGTGGGCAACTTGTATTACATGTTGGTATAATTATAGAGTTTAAAAGTGGTTCTGCTAGAGCTGTAACAAAGTGAGAGCTTGTACTACAGTATACAAACTAATAACCATCAATTGTGTTCATTAATTGCTGACACTACATCTTCGAAGCTTCGGTAGCATTTCCAATAGAAGCTTCGGAGAGTGCATTTGGACATTTATTTCAGCCCTAGTCCAAATCAAGATAGATATCTATGGAAGAAGGATAACAGCACTCGACTATTAAAAGATTTTCAATCACTcttcaaattttatgtgcttaCACAAATTCCACAAACGATCTGCATTATTGTACCTTGcaagtacaaatcaaataaaccTGAATTCGCTTTAAGAACTCTAAAGTAGAGTTCACTACTCAAGACTAGCTACTTTTTCTTCCTTCTGCAAATAAATTCTAAAGGAGGCAACCACTTGACATTTTTGAAGTCACTAGTGGggtaaattttaaaattagatCAAACCCCCACTATTCTCCCATGTATGCCTGGGAGGGGGGATAGGTGTATAAACACTGATGTGGACAGAAAGAAATAAAGGTGGCCTGTAATTTACAGCATTTTTCACTCAGATGCAAACTAATTTGCCCTGCAGAAACTAGTTATTCTATCATGATTATGTCATACACAATACAGCTGTGTGTCTCTTTCTCTCACTCTCACTCACACGCAAACTATGATAGCTACTTGCAGTAGCAAAAATAATGTGCACAGTGAATAGCCACCGAGAGCCATGATGGCAACTTACAGTTGGTTAGGGCGCTCTCCTTTGCTTTCACTTTTGTACTTCTTTCCTCCTTCAACACaacaataggtgatttcagAATAGACCAAGCTGTGGTTAAAGGTTCTATTGGGTGCTCTCTGCTTGGCTGCTTTAATCGTACTGCTGTCTCTAGTAGAAAACTGAACAAAATGCCGCTTCTGATAATTTATTATCTCCTGTTCTAAGGCTGAAAATGACCCAAATTGACTTCCTACTTGTATATCGGAGCTTGTGTTGGTCATCACCTGCCTGGGAAATCCTTGACAGCCACCACGCGGTAAATCTCGCGGTAAACAATAGATCACGTGAGTAaattatagatcacgtgatgAGTGCCGGAAGAATAACTGTTGCTCCGGGACCGGACGAATAGCAACTACGTATTATAAAAAGGAAAAGATTCGTACGCACGCAATTTATTACAGTACACTCAGGgatggggtaaaaccgggacggggacagggacggggacggggacaATATAGGGGTAAAACGGGGACGGGGAAAGtaagggtaaaaccgggacggggacggggacgGCCAACAGGAGTAAAACCGGGACGAGGACAGCCGAGGTATAGGGACCACTGTTAGAGTAAGCTATTTTCTCTGAAGGGATTGAATCTTGGATTGGATATAAGTTATGTATGGCTAAGCAAAAATATCAAGTAGCTTTGAGGTAATTTAATCTTTAAACTGTCACTTAAGGTTTGAGAGATTTTGACGTCCTTATAAACTAGTGCATGGCTTAGCTAAGAAAAAATCAAGTAGCTTTCTCGAGTAACCTTTGAACTACCGTATAAGGTTAGAGAGATTTTGACAtcctcagctagctatataaacccAGACCTCACACTAAGACACTCTTCAGTGGTTTTTCAAATGGATTGTGAAGTGGAAGATCAAATCATTTCGTGCCCAGATTGTAATTATTGTCTTTGTGCATACAAGATCCCCGGGAAGCctgcacagtattaaaaatTACTTTCTAGCGATTTGAATGTAGCTCTGGACTATAACCAAGTTGTAGATCACTTGGAGAATTCTGACACAACGTATAAGGAGTACATCAACACTTTGGATGCTAATTCTTCCATCCAACCTAAAGGAGGGACAGTATTCCTTTATGATCTAGGTCTATAGATGAAGCACAGTGGGAAgtcaagaaaaagaagctaaggCAAGTGGAATTATTTAGCTCAAGCTGCTGTGCATGCTGAAAATTAGTTTACTCATATGCTAggcaagaattcataatatagtagtgggggagagtgtctaactgaaatACTTCCATGGAACACACTGTGTTGAATTACACCTGAGTCTGATCAAAGAATAAAGACTTGCCCTTAGCAGCACCAATTAATGCTAATCAAACATTCTCTATCACCAGTGGAGGTAGTTTTCTGTTTATATCCACAGGTATTTTCATGTAGgataatatagctatacttaGTAATATATAAGGTCATAGGCAGATCTGAGGGTGGtgcaaggggtgctgtgccccccctggccccccttggacctacggcactatattgataccagaaactggaatcatgcattcatactgttcaaaagtatagaaaactaatggacaaatagaagacaacagttataagtACACTTTACagtttatactgtacattgtaaagaaagtgagacaaataagtttgatttttgtgctaagatcgagatactctaatagagcagtcactactctaatagaacagtcacaattctaatgtcattataacaatactataGCTGTACCTtaatttagtacactttaccatcaaacaggttttatctcaaataggctaactaatctttatatgcattgcaagcatacacgttgttagctaaatgttatcaaaaatgctcccacaTTCAAACCTAtaggtctaatttttaaaaattttctctaaCTACAGTCTTACAACTGTATGTTTATCATTCATCCAGCcatactgaataaagttatgcaactaaATATAACTTGCatact
This region includes:
- the LOC136257271 gene encoding uncharacterized protein, coding for MGITAAERSHVLDILQRMSYATNEEAYFSAYEELKQTKLKIVLDYFNDNWHEIRDEWVCGLKDENLMFQNHTNNRVESINQKLKSVMSKFARLPQFCRELLKVLSSIHVERDHRAITLFQKTPSHPFPKGSVKSQYMQVVTPFALSYIVKQIDLVSKVKLKPEEGDTYEYESSSKIHISASSEDCNCSFRKAMQLPCKHILAVCQKSNLPLFQPALCAERWTLEYYRSSQLILQDQNEHYVFTDGDSIPVSMVTQPKRAVLSQHEKFRKANRITQRLATLASEVSMKDFNSRLACLEEIAKIWERGDHVSVECCDGVESIANDDDLSTVDALDEIANVEDHGANEHHDSDHDDTPDDISIAEQNERSAARQDSTNEQSYEISLHDYPEVSQSVTMKQHIQTDPSDATTVVESLDCSGAIDISTVQLPSAMKKRGRPKGGDLTVVGLPKKKKAFNKPVAFLKMHHRDQERGGRVKVMESTC